A region from the Vicia villosa cultivar HV-30 ecotype Madison, WI linkage group LG3, Vvil1.0, whole genome shotgun sequence genome encodes:
- the LOC131655539 gene encoding uncharacterized protein LOC131655539: protein MEYEEYKSVPTEESNTRDGEKNTKIVKVEYVKYEQGFVKVETVESVKSESSGTHDEHTHTYRDIYDDADQDKFVDVVLASIEICLILIIFPILDTSSDAREFMTENYTLIGCFLFALLIRDQGLIFLYTIDPSVGSNIFDILFVILLSTIISVIEVSAFSWCAAIITLIHWAILIALVVKFKWNVISKEDIVFSKAIHKFVGIICVLSIAHSIKSLLYFLHY, encoded by the exons ATGGAATACGAAGAATACAAATCAGTTCCAACGGAAGAATCTAATACAAG GGATGGTGAAAAAAACACCAAAATCGTCAAAGTGGAATATGTGAAATATGAACAAGGATTTGTCAAAGTGGAAACTGTGGAATCTGTGAAATCTGAATCATCTGGTACTCACGATGAACATACACATACATATAGGGACATATATGATGATGCTGACCAAGATAAGTTTGTGGATGTAGTACTGGCCTCAATAGAAATCTGCTTGATATTGATTATCTTCCCTATACTAGATACTTCATCGGATGCTCGTGAGTTCATGACCGAAAATTATACTCTCATCGGATGCTTCCTCTTCGCGCTTCTTATCCGTGATCAAGGACTCATATTTCTCTATACAATAGATCCCTCTGTTGGCAGTAACATCTTTGACATCTTATTCGTAATTCTACTATCAACTATAATATCAGTTATTGAAGTCAGTGCTTTTTCATGGTGTGCTGCTATCATAACATTGATCCATTGGGCCATCTTAATAGCATTGGTTGTGAAGTTTAAGTGGAATGTGATATCTAAGGAAGATATTGTATTCTCTAAGGCAATTCACAAATTTGTAGGAATTATTTGCGTCTTATCCATAGCTCACTCTATTAAAAGTTTACTGTATTTTTTACACTATTGA